In one Halosolutus amylolyticus genomic region, the following are encoded:
- a CDS encoding PRC-barrel domain-containing protein — MSDILAENLSGKSVMGSDGTELGMLYNITMDLKSGKLHDLVIEPDDELSPRNVDFDLDDTGRFLVPVGRVQAVKDYIVVQR, encoded by the coding sequence ATGAGCGATATACTCGCTGAAAACCTCTCGGGGAAGTCCGTCATGGGATCGGACGGAACTGAACTGGGAATGCTCTACAACATCACGATGGACCTCAAATCGGGGAAACTCCACGACCTCGTCATCGAACCGGACGACGAACTGTCCCCCCGGAACGTCGACTTCGACCTCGACGACACCGGCCGCTTCCTAGTCCCCGTCGGCCGCGTCCAGGCGGTGAAAGACTACATTGTCGTCCAGCGCTAA
- the infB gene encoding translation initiation factor IF-2, which yields MSDSDTHDPTSLRTPIVAVLGHVDHGKTSLLDKIRGSAVIEGEAGAITQHIGATAVPLDVVSSIAGELVDPDDFDLPGLLFIDTPGHHSFTTLRSRGGALADIAILVVDVNDGFQPQTLEALDILRRSETPFIVAANKIDTVPGWNENENSPINDTYESQSDRVTSRLDEKLYEIIGNLSDEGFSADLYWRVQNFQRNVGVVPVSAMTGEGVPDLLAVMMGLSQRYMKEEMEIDVAGPGVGTVLEVKEEKGFGKTIDIVLYDGTIRADDTIVVGGQNDPIVTEVRALLQPRPLAEIRTESRFEKVDEVSAAAGIKVAAPELGDAMAGAPVRVVRDRDLDDVIDEVEAELADIAVDTEEQGVVVKADTLGSLEAMADALEDAEVPIVRAEVGDVAPRDVSVASTAEDPKQQVILGFNVDVLSDADRRAGVDDVTIFTDEVIYQLIEEYEEYVEEIERAQQDTILENIVRPARFRILPDHTFRQNDPAVVGVEVNSGTVQNNTNVVKFEGNEPERVGQIKGIQEQGEDVDEARAGNRVSVAIDGPTVGRQIEEDDELWTEIPEKHAKILEQELASEIPGDELEALNMYLDKQRSRDPFWGK from the coding sequence ATGTCTGATTCGGATACACACGACCCCACATCTCTGCGAACCCCGATCGTCGCTGTCCTCGGACACGTCGATCACGGCAAGACGAGTCTCCTCGACAAGATCCGCGGTTCCGCGGTGATCGAGGGCGAAGCAGGTGCGATTACCCAGCACATCGGCGCGACGGCGGTCCCGCTGGACGTCGTCTCCTCGATCGCGGGCGAACTCGTCGATCCCGACGACTTCGACCTCCCGGGACTGCTGTTCATCGACACGCCGGGACACCACTCCTTTACGACGCTTCGCTCCCGCGGGGGCGCGCTCGCGGACATCGCGATCCTCGTCGTCGACGTCAACGACGGGTTCCAGCCCCAGACGCTCGAGGCGCTCGACATCCTCCGACGGTCGGAGACGCCGTTTATCGTCGCGGCGAACAAGATCGACACCGTTCCGGGGTGGAACGAAAACGAGAACTCCCCGATCAACGACACGTACGAGTCCCAGTCCGATCGGGTCACGTCGCGACTCGACGAGAAACTCTACGAGATCATCGGCAACCTTTCCGACGAGGGATTCTCGGCCGACCTGTACTGGCGCGTCCAGAACTTCCAGCGCAACGTCGGCGTCGTTCCCGTCTCGGCGATGACCGGCGAGGGCGTCCCCGACCTGCTGGCCGTGATGATGGGGCTCTCCCAGCGCTACATGAAAGAGGAGATGGAGATCGACGTCGCCGGCCCCGGCGTCGGCACCGTCCTCGAGGTCAAAGAGGAGAAGGGCTTCGGGAAGACGATCGACATCGTCCTCTACGACGGGACGATCCGGGCCGACGACACGATCGTCGTCGGCGGCCAGAACGATCCGATCGTCACCGAGGTCCGGGCCCTGCTCCAGCCCCGGCCGCTCGCGGAGATCCGGACCGAGAGTCGGTTCGAGAAAGTCGACGAGGTCTCGGCGGCCGCCGGGATCAAGGTCGCCGCGCCGGAACTCGGCGACGCGATGGCCGGCGCACCCGTCCGCGTCGTCCGCGATCGCGACCTCGACGACGTCATCGACGAGGTCGAGGCCGAACTCGCGGACATCGCGGTCGACACCGAAGAGCAGGGCGTCGTCGTCAAGGCCGACACGCTCGGCAGTCTGGAGGCGATGGCCGACGCCCTGGAGGACGCGGAGGTCCCGATCGTCCGCGCCGAAGTGGGCGACGTCGCACCCCGTGACGTCTCCGTGGCCTCGACGGCGGAGGATCCGAAACAGCAGGTCATTCTCGGGTTCAACGTCGACGTGCTGTCCGACGCCGATCGGCGCGCCGGGGTCGACGACGTGACGATCTTCACGGACGAGGTCATCTACCAGTTGATCGAGGAGTACGAGGAGTACGTCGAGGAGATCGAACGCGCCCAGCAGGACACCATCCTCGAGAACATCGTCCGGCCCGCCCGGTTCCGGATCCTGCCGGATCACACCTTCCGCCAGAACGACCCCGCGGTCGTCGGCGTCGAGGTGAACTCGGGGACCGTCCAGAACAACACGAACGTCGTGAAATTCGAGGGCAACGAACCCGAACGCGTCGGCCAGATCAAGGGCATCCAGGAACAGGGCGAGGACGTCGACGAGGCCCGCGCCGGCAACCGCGTCTCGGTCGCGATCGACGGCCCCACCGTCGGCCGCCAGATCGAGGAGGACGACGAACTCTGGACCGAGATCCCCGAGAAACACGCGAAGATCCTCGAACAGGAACTCGCGAGCGAGATCCCCGGCGACGAACTCGAGGCGCTGAACATGTACCTCGACAAACAGCGGAGTCGCGACCCGTTCTGGGGCAAGTGA
- a CDS encoding PH domain-containing protein, with protein MATHDRSASVAVGEPDVGFQAGFGFYLGLVVTGIVAIAGLVAGATTATLLGVLPSTVTAVAIVGHIVASRAHGLPERIGGSRWRRLACYVPPAAFAGTLLGYGFAPSVVTERFAVVAIVLVLLTGVAAYGVDRMARNRYVTAVAADEPAATWSYHRVGFGSGESVVTAFTTLLILAGVLGAWYGNARGLVWSMYGLVMLLSIRFNWGGTWNSFDPSDRWNPPEIRAHEAGLVIDRAHAKKFVPWADVEDVRLTDAELVLERRWLNLRCDRSAIDDPDSVREAIDRVRSRAETHGSRAVETAD; from the coding sequence GTGGCAACTCACGACCGATCCGCTTCCGTCGCGGTCGGCGAACCAGACGTCGGCTTCCAGGCCGGCTTCGGGTTCTACCTCGGCCTCGTCGTCACCGGGATCGTGGCGATCGCTGGCCTGGTCGCCGGTGCGACGACCGCGACGCTTCTGGGCGTCCTCCCGAGTACGGTCACCGCCGTGGCGATCGTCGGCCACATCGTCGCCAGCCGGGCCCACGGCCTCCCCGAACGGATCGGGGGGAGCCGCTGGCGTCGCCTCGCCTGTTACGTCCCGCCGGCGGCGTTCGCCGGGACGTTGCTCGGCTACGGTTTCGCACCGTCCGTCGTCACCGAGCGCTTCGCCGTCGTCGCGATCGTGCTGGTCCTCCTGACCGGCGTCGCCGCCTACGGCGTCGATCGGATGGCCCGGAACCGGTACGTCACCGCGGTCGCCGCCGACGAACCGGCGGCGACCTGGTCGTACCACCGGGTCGGGTTCGGGTCCGGCGAATCCGTCGTTACCGCGTTCACGACACTGCTGATCCTCGCCGGCGTTCTCGGCGCGTGGTACGGGAACGCGCGAGGACTCGTCTGGTCGATGTACGGCCTCGTCATGCTCCTCTCGATCCGGTTCAACTGGGGCGGAACGTGGAACAGTTTCGATCCGAGCGATCGGTGGAACCCGCCGGAGATCCGCGCCCACGAGGCCGGACTCGTGATCGATCGGGCCCACGCGAAGAAATTCGTCCCGTGGGCGGACGTCGAGGATGTTCGGCTGACCGACGCGGAACTCGTCCTCGAGCGTCGCTGGCTGAATCTCCGCTGCGATCGATCGGCGATCGACGATCCCGACTCGGTCCGGGAGGCGATCGACCGGGTTCGGAGCCGTGCGGAGACCCACGGCTCGCGGGCCGTCGAGACGGCCGACTGA
- the pyrG gene encoding glutamine hydrolyzing CTP synthase produces MPTESDTHYDPSLGNKFIFVTGGVMSGLGKGITAASTGRLLKNAGFDVTAVKIDPYLNVDAGTMNPYQHGEVYVLEDGGEVDLDLGNYERFLDVDMTSDHNITTGKTYQHVIEKERAGDYLGKTVQIIPHITDDIKRRIREAAEGTDVCIVEVGGTVGDIEGMPYLEALRQFAHEEPEENVLFVHVTLVPYSKNGEQKTKPTQHSVKEVRSIGLQPDVIVGRCEDRLDPETKEKIALFCDIPTEAVFSNPDVEDVYHVPLMVEDEGLDQYVLERFGLADEALPGGERTNDWREIVTTEKNGSVDVALVGKYDLEDAYMSIHESLKHAGFECGVDVNTHWVSAGEMAEGHDGQLDDVDGVIVPGGFGMRGSEGKIEAVRYARENDVPFLGLCLGFQMAVVEYARNVLGLEDAHSAEMDEETPHPVIDILPEQYEVEDMGGTMRLGEHTTVIEPETLAYDLYGDTSCSERHRHRYEVNPEYFDQFKEVPLVFSGTAGNRMEILELETHPYFLGTQFHPEYTSRPGQPSPPFLGLVEAVLEQTDESAADADTDAETEVTH; encoded by the coding sequence ATGCCGACGGAATCGGACACTCATTATGACCCCTCACTGGGGAACAAGTTCATCTTCGTCACCGGCGGCGTGATGTCCGGACTCGGGAAGGGGATCACGGCCGCGAGCACCGGCCGTCTGCTCAAGAACGCCGGGTTCGACGTCACCGCCGTCAAGATCGACCCGTACCTGAACGTAGATGCGGGGACGATGAACCCCTACCAGCACGGGGAAGTCTACGTCCTTGAGGACGGGGGCGAGGTCGACCTCGACCTGGGGAACTACGAGCGGTTCCTCGACGTCGACATGACCTCGGATCACAATATCACCACCGGGAAGACCTACCAGCACGTCATCGAGAAGGAACGTGCCGGCGACTACCTGGGGAAGACGGTCCAGATCATCCCGCACATCACCGACGACATCAAGCGCCGCATCCGCGAGGCCGCCGAGGGGACCGACGTCTGTATCGTCGAGGTCGGCGGCACCGTGGGCGACATCGAGGGGATGCCCTACCTCGAGGCCCTGCGCCAGTTCGCCCACGAGGAACCCGAGGAGAACGTCCTGTTCGTCCACGTCACGCTCGTTCCCTACTCGAAGAACGGCGAACAGAAGACCAAACCCACCCAGCACAGCGTCAAGGAGGTCCGATCGATCGGCCTCCAGCCCGACGTGATAGTCGGCCGCTGCGAGGACCGACTCGATCCAGAGACGAAGGAGAAGATCGCACTGTTCTGTGACATTCCTACCGAAGCGGTCTTCTCGAACCCTGACGTCGAGGACGTCTATCACGTCCCGCTGATGGTCGAGGACGAGGGACTCGACCAGTACGTCCTCGAACGGTTCGGACTCGCAGACGAGGCACTCCCCGGTGGCGAGCGGACGAACGACTGGCGCGAAATCGTCACGACCGAAAAGAACGGGTCGGTCGACGTCGCGCTGGTCGGCAAGTACGACCTGGAGGACGCCTACATGTCGATCCACGAGTCGCTGAAACACGCCGGCTTCGAGTGCGGGGTCGACGTGAACACCCACTGGGTCTCCGCCGGCGAGATGGCCGAGGGCCACGACGGCCAGCTCGACGACGTCGACGGCGTCATCGTCCCCGGCGGCTTCGGGATGCGCGGCTCGGAGGGCAAGATCGAGGCTGTCCGCTACGCCCGCGAGAACGACGTGCCCTTCCTCGGACTCTGTCTCGGCTTCCAGATGGCCGTCGTCGAGTACGCCCGGAACGTACTGGGACTCGAAGACGCCCACTCGGCGGAGATGGACGAGGAGACGCCCCACCCGGTCATCGATATCCTGCCGGAACAGTACGAGGTCGAGGACATGGGCGGCACGATGCGGCTGGGCGAGCACACGACCGTGATCGAGCCGGAGACGCTCGCGTACGACCTCTACGGCGACACGTCCTGCTCGGAGCGCCACCGCCACCGCTACGAGGTCAACCCCGAGTACTTCGATCAGTTCAAGGAGGTACCGCTCGTCTTCTCCGGTACCGCCGGCAACCGGATGGAGATCCTCGAACTCGAAACCCACCCGTACTTCCT